The window ATTGCCAACAGGTTTTAACCAATGAGCTAGCTATCATCACGGGATATGCAGATTCTGCTCGTTAGTTTTATATAATTTCCACAGAGACTAGTGTCCATTGGTCACAGTGAAACCACACCACTAATATTTTTGCTATTTACTAATGTGTTGCTTCTTTCAGCACTCCACAGATACCGAATTTTTTATAGTTACCTTGGAGACCGATGCCACGTGATATCATGTAGGACACCTTTGAAAACTTGATTAAAAAACCCCCTCTATTGAGTTCACTACACCCTGCAACCATTGTTCTCTTACCTTTCTCTGCAAATCCATTCACTTTTCTGTTGTTGAGATCATACCATGGCTGGTGCACTTGTTGGTGGAGCTTTTCTTTCTGGCTTCATTAACGTTGTCTTTGACCGGTTCCTTACAACTGATGCTGTCAACTTGGTCTTGGGCAAGAAACTTTGCCCTGACTTGGTTCAAAGGCTGAGGACTGCTCTGTTGGGTGCTGAAGCTCTTGTTGCTGATGCTGAGATGAAGCAGTTCGGTAATCCATCTGTGAGGAAGTGGCTCGATAGTCTCCGGGATGCTGTTTACTGTGCTGAGGACTTGCTCGACACTGTCCTCGCCAAAGCTGCCACTCAAAAGGAGCTAAGTTCTTCCTGGTGGTCCCCTAGCTTCTCCATCAACCGAGATAGAGATGACATGGTAGACAAGATGGAAGCGGTGGTTAGAAGAATTGAGGATCTTGGAAAACAAAAAGATTTCCTTGGTCTTGAAAAGATTCCCACTGGTAGCTCATCATGGAGGACTCCATCCAGTTCTCTTGTAAAAGGGAGTGTGTATGGCAGGGAGGATGACAAGAAGGCCTTAATCAAGATGCTGAATGACAACTGTGAGCATCACTTGTCTGTGATGGCTATTGTTGGCATAGGTGGGGTTGGTAAAACAACTTTAGCCCAATGGCTGTACAACAATGAGGAGTTCATGAAGGGATTTGATCTGAAAGCATGGGTTTGCGTTTCAGAGAAGTTTGAAGTTGTTGAGACTACAAGGAATGTCATAAAGCAGATCCATGGAGGTACTTGTAGTCTCGACGATTTCAATTCACTTCAAAATGCTTTGAAAGGAGAATTGTCGAATAAGAAGTTCTTTATTGTTCTGGATGATGTTTGGAGCGATGATGGTGACAAATGGAGTAATTTTATGACCCCTTTCCAACAAAATGGGAATAAGGGAAGTATTGTTCTTCTGACTACTCGGGAGGAAAATGTTGCTTCTGCAGTTCAAAATTGTCGCCCTTATTTTCTCAAGAAGTTGTCGGAGGACTATTGTTGGTCAGTGTTTGCAGAAAATGCATCTTTTCCACAGTCAAATGGGAGAGCAGCAATTGAAGAAATAGGTAGAAAGATTGTCAAGAAGTGTGATGGCTTGCCATTAGCTGCAGAAACACTTGGTCGCTTGTTACGTACTAAGCATGATGTTGAGGAATGGAACAAGATACTAATGAGTGATATTTGGGAATTTTCGGTGGAGAAGAGTAAGATTATTCCAGCATTACTGATAAGTTACTTCCATCTTTCTCCATATTTAAAGCGTTGTTTTGTTTATTGTGCTTTATTTCCCAAGGATTATGAATTTGAGAAAGATGAATTAATCCTTTTGTGGATGACAGAAGATCTTTTACCACCACCAAAGAGAGGAGAAAGATTAGAAGAAGTTGGTTGTGAGTGTTTTAATGAACTAACTTCCAGATTATTTTTCACGAAGAGTGAAGACTTTGGTGATTATTTTGTGATGCATGATCTCTTGCATGACTTAGCAATATTCCTTGCTGGAGATTTCTATTGCAACTCAGAAGAACTTGCTAAAGAGGAGATAAAGATTCAGACTCGGCATTTGTGGGTAGATTTAAGTCATTGTAGCTCAAAACTTTATAATTCTATTTCTAAAGTAGAATCTTTGAGAACATTATTATTCTTTGGCGATTTCTCTTCTCCCAACTGCAACATTGAAGCGGCAACATGTGAGATATTATCAAAGTGTAAATACTTGAGAGTTTTATCCCTTAGAAAACTTGATGAGGTGCCTAATTTAATAGGAGAATTGATCCATCTGCGCTACTTGGATCTCTCTTGGACTGGTATTAAGACACTGCCAGAGTCTTTGTGCAACTTGGGTAATTTGCAAATATTGATGTTGTATGATTGTTCTAAGCTAACTACACTGCCTAGTGGTTTGCATAATCTTGTGAGTTTGTGGCATCTTTATATTAGAAAAACCTCTTTGGAAGAAATGCCCAGGAAAATGAGCGAATTGAGTCAGTTGCACGTTTTAAGTTCCTTTATCGTTGGCAAGCACGAAGACAATGGAATCCAGGAGTTAGGAGGGCTGGCAAATCTTCATGGATCCGTTGAGATTAAGAAGTTGGAGAATATTGTTGATGTGGAAGAAGCAAAGAGGGCAAAGATAATGGATAAGAAGCACATTGATGAATTATGTTTGGAATGGTCTTCAGGTGATGATTTGGTTTCAAGTACACAAAAAGAAAGAGACATTCTCGATAAGTTGCAACCGCAGAATGGGTTGAAAGAGTTGAAAATCAATGGATACAAGGGTACAATATTTCCAGATTGGTTGGGGAACTGTTCCTACCAAAACATGACACGTGTATCTCTAAAGTCTTGCAAGAATTGCTGCATGCTGCCTTCACTTGGACAGCTGCCATCTCTCAAGTCGCTGCACATTCGAGGTTTGGATCAGCTGAGGAGGATTGGCGAGGAGTTTTACAAGAACGAAGGAGCTCATCATTCTTCACATATTGCACCGTTTCCCTCACTGGAGACTTTGGTATTTGATAACATGGCATGTTGGGAGGTGTGGCACGTATCTGAGTCGGAAACTTTTCCTCAACTTAGGAACCTTGAAATAACAAATTGCCCAATGTTGAAGGAAGAGATGCTTATTCAGGTATTCTTCAGAATAGTTTCTTCTTTGTCGGATGTTTTCAAAGTTCGCAAACTACGTATTGGCGAACACTTTATAAACCGGCACACCGAAGCAGTGTTTCTTGACGGGGATACTTTAAGAATTAGGGGAAGTGAATCTGTGATGGAGTCTGCATTGAAGGCAATGATGAGCATCAACCATCTACATTGCCTCCAAGAAATACACATCTTGAGCTGTAATAAACTAGAATTCCCCCAGCTACAGCAGCACAGGTATGATTTGGTAGAACTACAAATAGAACACAGCTGTGATTCACTGACCTCCTTGTCGTTGGATGTCTTTCCCAATCTCAAGAATCTCCAGATAAAAGTTTGTAGCAATCTCGAATCAGTGGTAATGTCAGAGGCACCACACGCTGCTCTTCAACGTGTCTCCATCTATTACTGCCCTGAATTAGTGTCATTAGCAGGAGAAGGACTGGCTGCACCCAACTTGACTCATCTGAGCATCACACAATGCTACAAGTTGGAGGCATTACCACATGACATGAAAAGTCTACTCCCAAGTTTACACTCTCTCGACATATATGGTTGCCCAAGAATTTGCAGGTTGCCAGAGGGTGGTTTGCCGCCTAACTTGAAATCACTTTAAGTGGGATTTTGCGAGAAACAAATGAGGGATCTATCATGGATGGGCAACTTGCACGCCCTCACTCATCTAAGAATTGTAGGTAATTACTGCGACAACATAAAGTCATACCCAGAGGTGGGTTCACTGCCTCACCTTCCCTCCCTTACCACTCTACATATCCAAGAGTTTAATAATCTGGAGACATTGGAGTGCAACGAGCTTCTCCGCCTCACCTCCCTTCAACAACTACACATTCATTGGAGTCAAAAACTGGAGAATATGGAAGGAGAAAAGCTGCCTCCCTCTCTCTTGCTACTTCAACTTACGTGGTGTGGTTTGCTAGGAAAACACTGCAAGAACAAGCATCAACTAATCTGGCCCAAAATTTCCCACATCCCTGACATTAACGTCTTCTAAACAGGGATTTCTGAACAGGTAATTCTCTAATCTTCATGATTCACACATGCTACCACAATTAAATTCACACATGCACAAGTCATACTTATTAACACtcatatttttcaataaaattgctTTTACAGAGGAATACAAGAATTAATTACcatgaaataaaaattgaaagacaaTCAATATCTTTTTTCGTGTATCCAGCACTTAAGAATTTCTTTAGATATATTAAACAATTGGATGAATCAAATTTAATGTTTTTACCATCCTCTGCAGGTAGCTTCTACCGAGGTACAAGTACCCAGATGGCTAAGATTTCAGCACATAATCTTTATATAAAACAAGGCATACTTACATTACCTTCATTGAGTCAAAAGAACTGATTTCTGTTTTAGCTTCAGGTAGGTACTCTATTCctctctgcaatttacttcagGTTGGAGAATATGGCAGGAGAAAAGCTTCCTTTTTCTGTTACTATTTCAAATTCAACACTGTCCTTTGCCCGGCAAACtctacaagaagaagagttgcagCTAAACTCTATATGAAGGTAACATAAACTTGATGGATCTAGAGGCATTGATCTTTGAAGCTGCTCTATCTCATATCATTTCTTATGAAGACCAACTCAAATAGATTTTCCAGGGGCATCAAGAAATAGATAACTGCTATGGTCGAGGATCTACTTTCTTTCTGGTTTCAACCATTAAAATGTGCATTAGGCAGCTTCTGTGGCAATTGCAACTTGGTGAGCATGTAAGCACTTTCGTAAAATTTTGCATTCCGGTATTATTATTTTGTATCAATCTTTTCTCAAACAAAATTTGTCCCTTTGGGTTCTGTTTTTGAAGCTAAAAAGGAATAATACATCATTGTGTATTTATCAAGCAGGTTATGATAATTTTCCTTTGTGTGAGGCCCAAGCAAACTCTTTTTGGAGAGTCCCTCTACATCCCAATTAGTGTATTAACCTGAACAAATGAATGATTGGATGGTTAAATTCTTTTCTGGTTTACCTGGAGTTCTTCATTCATAGTCCTTCAACTTTGAGGTGTGATTGCAATCCGAGCTCTCTAGCCAAAAAGTTCGTAAGCAACGGTCGTCTATTGTATCATTGATTTCACCATTTAGTTTATGCTTTTATGTTCTTGTACAAGAGTTCTGCATGTATCTTTAGTAGTGCTTGTAAGTTTTGAGACTTGTTTGTAGCTTTGATTTGGAAAATAGTGAAAATTTTTACCTTCCCATGGTTTTTTTTATCTCTCACATTGAGAGGTTTTTTCACACGTTAAAATTTGGTGTTCTGTTGTTCTGTCTTCTCTTCAATTATTTGCTGGTATTGGTGCTTCCATATTATGCCTTTGACAGGTTTAGTTTATTCCCACCATGAATGATCATTTTACAATGTTAAATATCTTGCCCATGAAAATTATATTGAGGGGCATTCTATATAACAAGTAGCTTAATGTTTCCAAATTCCAAATGTGCAAACAAGAAGGGGAAATAAAGCTTGGAGTCTACCTTGGTTGAATATACCATGTACCTTTCATTTCTGTTACTTGTGCTTCATGAGTAATAAAAATTACAAAGCAAGCAAGAAATACCAAAATTGGAGAAATGAATCGATAAGAGTTAGTCTTCCAAAGTTCcacaattgattaaaaaaatgtcaatattcaacagagctaaaaatattattgaaaaaaataaatcgaTAGAATTACTCTACTTTAAAATATTCTATAGGCATTATTCTCTTAAGCATTTGAAATTATGGAGGATTATATAAATTTCAACAAATAATTATATCTCACGGCTCACAACTACATGCATTACCATGATACATGTGCCGCACCACTTTCAATTTAATAACTTGTTCCATCTttcaaacaagaattaaaaattgaaatgttaTAAAAGAATCAGGTAGGCACTCATTTTCATCTGTTGCCAGCAAAACCACGTGAATTGAAGTCAACGTTTTCTTGCCAATGAATCTTGGCCACCTCgctatatttatttattcaggAAACCTGCGTTCAGCACCCTGCAACCATTGTTGTCTCATACTATTCTGAAAATTTGATTACTTTGCTCTTGTTTGAGAACATGGCTGGAGTTCTTGTTGGGGGAGCTTTTCTCTCTGGCTTCATTAATGTTGTCCTCGACAGGTTCATTTCGGGAGAGACTTACAACTTGGTTGTGGGGAAGAAGCTTGGCTCTGAGTTGGTGAGAAGGCTGAGGACTGCTCTCTTGGCTGCCGAAGCTCTGGTTGCTGACGCTGAGCAGAAGCAGTTTGGTAAACAATCTGTGAGGAAGTGGCTGGATGATCTGAGGGATGCTGTCTACAAGGCTGATGACTTGCTGGACCGTTTCTGCATCAAAGCTGCAACTCAGAAACAGGTACCAACTTTCTTGCCGAGCTTCCTCAATTTTGAAAATAGGAAGATTGTCAATGAGATAGAAGAGGTTGTTAGAACAATAGAagatcttgagagatgcaaagAAAGCCTTGGCCTGGAAAAAATTTCCACCAGTAGCTCTTCATGGAGGGCTCCTTCCACTTCTCTTGTAAGAGGGAATGTGTATGGCAGGGAGGATGACCAACAGGCCTTGATCAAGATGCTGAATGACAACACTGAGCATCACTTGTCTGTGATCTCTATTGTTGGCATAGGTGGGGTCGGTAAAACAACTTTAGCTCAATGGGTGTACAACAACGGGGATTTAATGAAGGAATTCGATCTGAAAGCATGGGTTTGCATCTCAGAGAACTTTGATATCGTTGAGATGACAAGGAATGTCATAAAGGGGATCCTTGGAGGTGCTTGGAGTCTCGACGATTTCAATTCACTTCAAcatgttttaaaagaaaaattgtcaaACAAGAAGTTCTTTATTGTTCTTGATGATGTTTGGAGTGATGATGGTGACAAATGGAGTTATTTTATGACCCCTTTCCAATACGGGAAGAAGGGAAGTGTTGTTCTTCTGACTACTCGTGGGAAAAATGTTGCTCTAGCAGTTCAGAACTGTCGCCCTTATTTTCTGAAAGGGTTGTCAGAAGACTATTGTTGGTCAGTGTTTGCTAACAATGCATCTTTTCCAGAATCAAATGGGAGAGCAACACTTGAAGAAATAGGCAGAAAGATTGTCAAGAAGTGTGATGGTTTGCCATTAGCTGCAGAAACACTTGGTCGCTTGTTACGTACAAAGCATGATGTTGAGGAATGGAACAAGATACTAATGAGTGATATTTGGGGATTTTCTATGGAGAAGAGTAAGATTATTCCAGCATTACTGATAAGTTACTTCCATCTTCCTCCACATTTAAAgctttgttttgtttattgtgCTTTATTTCCCAAggattataaatttgataaaaataaattaatccttTTGTGGAAGGCAGAAGAATTTTTACCACCACCAAAGAGAGGAGAAAGTTTAGAAGAAGTTGGTTGTGAGTGTTTTGATGAACTAAGTTCCAGATTATTTTTCACGAAGAGAGAAGGCTTTGGTCATTATTTTGTGATGCATGATCTCTTGCATGACTTAGCAATATTCCTTGCTGGAGATTTCTATTGCAACTCAGAAGAACTTGGTAAAGAAGAGGAGATAAGGATTCAGACTCGGCATTTGTGTGTAGATTTAAGTCATTGTAGCTCAAAACTTTATAATTCTATTTCTAAAGTAGAATCGTTGAGAACATTATTATTGTGTGGCAATTTCTCATCTCCCAACTTCAACATTGAAGCAGCAACATGTGAGATATTATCAAAGTGTAAATACTTGAGAGTTTTATCCTTTGATAAACTTGGTGTGTTGCCTAATTCAACAGGAGAATTGATCCATCTGCGCCACTTGGATCTCTCTTATACTCATATAAAGACATTGCCTGAGTCTTTGTGCAGCTTGTGTAATTTGCAAACATTGAAGTTATGTGGTTGTTATTGGCTAACTATGCTGCCTAGTGGTTTGCATAATCTTGTGAGTTTGCAGCATCTTGATATTAGAGAAACTGCTTTGGAAGAAATGCCCAGAAAAATGAGCAAATTGAATCAGTTGCATGTTTTAAGTTCCTTTGTGGTCGGCAAGCACGAAGACAATGGAATCCAGGAGTTAGGAGGGCTAGTAAATCTTCATGGACCCTTCAAGATTAAGAAGTTGGAGAATATTGTTGACGTGAAAGAAGCAAAGAGCGCAAAGATAATGGATAAGAAGCACATTGATGAATTATGCTTGGAATGGTCTTTAGGTGATGATTTGGTTTCAAGCACAGAAACAGAAAGAGACATTCTGGATAACTTGCAACCGCACAATGGGTTGAAAGAGTTGAAAATATGGGGATACAAGGGTACAATATTTCCAAATTGGATGGGACATTGTTCCTACCAAAACATGACAAGTGTATATCTAGAGTCTTGCAAGAATTGCTGCATGCTGCCTTCACTTGGGCAGCTGCCATCTCTCAAGTCCCTAGGCATTGAAGGTTTGGATCAGCTGAGGAGTATTGGCGAGGAGTTTTACAAGAATGAAGGAGATCGTCATTCTTCACATATTGCACCGTTTCCTTCACTTGAGAGTTTGGAGTTTGATAACATGGCATGTTGGGAGGTGTGGCATGTATCTGAGTCAGAAACTTTTCCTCAACTTAGGAAGCTTAAAATAAGAAATTGTCGAATGTTGAAGGAAGAGATG is drawn from Arachis hypogaea cultivar Tifrunner chromosome 12, arahy.Tifrunner.gnm2.J5K5, whole genome shotgun sequence and contains these coding sequences:
- the LOC112726338 gene encoding putative disease resistance RPP13-like protein 1, with product MAGALVGGAFLSGFINVVFDRFLTTDAVNLVLGKKLCPDLVQRLRTALLGAEALVADAEMKQFGNPSVRKWLDSLRDAVYCAEDLLDTVLAKAATQKELSSSWWSPSFSINRDRDDMVDKMEAVVRRIEDLGKQKDFLGLEKIPTGSSSWRTPSSSLVKGSVYGREDDKKALIKMLNDNCEHHLSVMAIVGIGGVGKTTLAQWLYNNEEFMKGFDLKAWVCVSEKFEVVETTRNVIKQIHGGTCSLDDFNSLQNALKGELSNKKFFIVLDDVWSDDGDKWSNFMTPFQQNGNKGSIVLLTTREENVASAVQNCRPYFLKKLSEDYCWSVFAENASFPQSNGRAAIEEIGRKIVKKCDGLPLAAETLGRLLRTKHDVEEWNKILMSDIWEFSVEKSKIIPALLISYFHLSPYLKRCFVYCALFPKDYEFEKDELILLWMTEDLLPPPKRGERLEEVGCECFNELTSRLFFTKSEDFGDYFVMHDLLHDLAIFLAGDFYCNSEELAKEEIKIQTRHLWVDLSHCSSKLYNSISKVESLRTLLFFGDFSSPNCNIEAATCEILSKCKYLRVLSLRKLDEVPNLIGELIHLRYLDLSWTGIKTLPESLCNLGNLQILMLYDCSKLTTLPSGLHNLVSLWHLYIRKTSLEEMPRKMSELSQLHVLSSFIVGKHEDNGIQELGGLANLHGSVEIKKLENIVDVEEAKRAKIMDKKHIDELCLEWSSGDDLVSSTQKERDILDKLQPQNGLKELKINGYKGTIFPDWLGNCSYQNMTRVSLKSCKNCCMLPSLGQLPSLKSLHIRGLDQLRRIGEEFYKNEGAHHSSHIAPFPSLETLVFDNMACWEVWHVSESETFPQLRNLEITNCPMLKEEMLIQVFFRIVSSLSDVFKVRKLRIGEHFINRHTEAVFLDGDTLRIRGSESVMESALKAMMSINHLHCLQEIHILSCNKLEFPQLQQHRYDLVELQIEHSCDSLTSLSLDVFPNLKNLQIKVCSNLESVVMSEAPHAALQRVSIYYCPELVSLAGEGLAAPNLTHLSITQCYKLEALPHDMKSLLPSLHSLDIYGCPRICRLPEGGLPPNLKSL
- the LOC112726339 gene encoding putative disease resistance RPP13-like protein 1, with product MAGVLVGGAFLSGFINVVLDRFISGETYNLVVGKKLGSELVRRLRTALLAAEALVADAEQKQFGKQSVRKWLDDLRDAVYKADDLLDRFCIKAATQKQVPTFLPSFLNFENRKIVNEIEEVVRTIEDLERCKESLGLEKISTSSSSWRAPSTSLVRGNVYGREDDQQALIKMLNDNTEHHLSVISIVGIGGVGKTTLAQWVYNNGDLMKEFDLKAWVCISENFDIVEMTRNVIKGILGGAWSLDDFNSLQHVLKEKLSNKKFFIVLDDVWSDDGDKWSYFMTPFQYGKKGSVVLLTTRGKNVALAVQNCRPYFLKGLSEDYCWSVFANNASFPESNGRATLEEIGRKIVKKCDGLPLAAETLGRLLRTKHDVEEWNKILMSDIWGFSMEKSKIIPALLISYFHLPPHLKLCFVYCALFPKDYKFDKNKLILLWKAEEFLPPPKRGESLEEVGCECFDELSSRLFFTKREGFGHYFVMHDLLHDLAIFLAGDFYCNSEELGKEEEIRIQTRHLCVDLSHCSSKLYNSISKVESLRTLLLCGNFSSPNFNIEAATCEILSKCKYLRVLSFDKLGVLPNSTGELIHLRHLDLSYTHIKTLPESLCSLCNLQTLKLCGCYWLTMLPSGLHNLVSLQHLDIRETALEEMPRKMSKLNQLHVLSSFVVGKHEDNGIQELGGLVNLHGPFKIKKLENIVDVKEAKSAKIMDKKHIDELCLEWSLGDDLVSSTETERDILDNLQPHNGLKELKIWGYKGTIFPNWMGHCSYQNMTSVYLESCKNCCMLPSLGQLPSLKSLGIEGLDQLRSIGEEFYKNEGDRHSSHIAPFPSLESLEFDNMACWEVWHVSESETFPQLRKLKIRNCRMLKEEMLNQVFFRIVSSLSYVSKVRKLHIDTGFTEEHTEAMFLDGETLSISGCESVVESAFKAMMSINHLSCLQQIQIWSSRKLEFPRLQQQKYDLVELQIDYSCDSLTSLSLDVFPNLKNLEITGCENLESVSMSEAPHAALQRLSITNCDKLVSFAGEGLAAPNLTHLQIYGCPNICRLPKGGLPPNLKSLAWGICEQQMRDLSWMANLHALTHLKIYGYGCKNIKSYPEVGSLPHLPSLTTLEMCWFYNLETLECNELLRLTSLQQLHISCCHKLENMEGEKLPPSLLLLQIDQCGLLGEHCKNKHQLIWPKISHIPTIQVKNFSDTDSDDISVPSIW